The Flavobacterium faecale genome has a segment encoding these proteins:
- a CDS encoding glycoside hydrolase family 3 C-terminal domain-containing protein, with amino-acid sequence MIKSNLYKKISIASVVLITLSTNAQQVDFSFQNNNLPIEKRAEILVSQMTTEEKINQLKNGAAAIPRLKVPDYDWWNEALHGIGRNGKATIFPQAIALGATFDPVLAERVASAISTEARAKYSISQKNGNHSKYSGLTFWTPNINIFRDPRWGRGQETYGEDPYLTSRIGVAFVKGLQGNDPKYLKTAACAKHFAVHSGPEVIRHVFNAEPSKQDLYETYLPAFESLVKEAKVEGVMAAYNAVYGKPACASDFLLKETLRDKWKFDGYVTSDCGAVGGVSGKLKYVKTAAEAAAVSLKAGTNLECGTTYDQLKKAIQEGFITEKIIHERTVQLFKTRFRLGMFDESGTDNPYLNYGLDKIHSPEHIALAREVAQKSIVLLKNKNNILPLSKEIKIPYVTGPFANSNDMLMGSYYGVTSGMVTILEGVADAVSPSSSLNYRSGVLPFHKNINPKNWAPFEAGESDVTICVVGLTADREGEEVDAIAAENVGDKNDLKLPQSQIDYVKEIATKIKGKPLVLVVASGSPVSLEGIEELCDAVVQIWYPGEQGGNAVADVLFGDISPSGHLPLTFPKNIAQLPAYEDYSMKGRTYKYMTEEPMYPFGFGLTYSKTTFDKLNLSSTTLKEKQTLTLQVAVSNTGTYDIDEVVQLYINPMEVSGGIPIKSLKAFEHIALKKGETKTVNFTIEPDKLKVINEAGNSVWRKGKYQVVVGNASPGALSTRLGAAVPQEAVLVLK; translated from the coding sequence ATGATAAAAAGTAATTTATACAAAAAAATAAGCATTGCCTCAGTGGTTTTAATAACGCTGAGTACGAATGCACAGCAAGTGGATTTTTCTTTTCAAAACAATAATTTACCAATTGAGAAAAGAGCCGAAATTTTGGTATCCCAAATGACAACCGAAGAAAAAATCAATCAGTTGAAGAATGGTGCAGCTGCGATTCCACGTTTGAAAGTGCCCGATTATGATTGGTGGAACGAAGCACTTCACGGAATTGGTAGAAACGGTAAAGCAACTATTTTTCCACAAGCTATTGCTTTGGGTGCGACTTTCGATCCTGTATTAGCAGAAAGAGTAGCTTCGGCAATTTCTACAGAAGCACGTGCAAAATACAGTATTTCTCAAAAAAACGGGAACCACAGTAAATATTCAGGATTGACTTTTTGGACACCCAATATCAATATTTTTAGAGATCCACGTTGGGGACGTGGTCAAGAAACCTATGGTGAAGACCCATATTTGACGTCTCGAATTGGAGTTGCTTTTGTAAAAGGATTGCAAGGAAATGATCCTAAATATTTGAAAACTGCCGCTTGTGCCAAACATTTTGCAGTACATTCTGGTCCAGAAGTCATCAGACACGTATTTAATGCAGAACCTTCAAAACAAGATTTATACGAAACCTATTTGCCTGCTTTTGAATCTTTGGTAAAAGAAGCAAAGGTCGAAGGTGTAATGGCGGCATACAACGCCGTATACGGAAAACCAGCTTGCGCAAGTGATTTTTTATTGAAAGAAACCTTGAGAGACAAATGGAAATTTGATGGTTATGTAACCTCAGATTGTGGTGCTGTTGGCGGTGTTTCGGGTAAATTAAAGTATGTAAAAACGGCGGCAGAAGCGGCAGCAGTTTCTTTGAAAGCAGGAACCAATTTGGAATGTGGAACGACTTACGATCAATTGAAAAAAGCGATTCAAGAAGGTTTTATCACAGAAAAAATTATTCATGAAAGAACGGTGCAGCTTTTTAAAACTCGTTTTAGATTAGGAATGTTTGACGAGTCCGGAACAGATAATCCGTATTTGAATTATGGACTGGATAAAATCCATAGTCCTGAACACATTGCTTTGGCGAGAGAAGTTGCGCAAAAATCGATTGTATTATTAAAAAATAAAAACAATATTTTACCCTTGTCAAAAGAGATTAAAATCCCTTATGTTACAGGGCCTTTCGCCAATTCGAATGACATGTTAATGGGAAGCTATTACGGAGTGACTTCGGGAATGGTGACTATTTTGGAAGGGGTTGCAGATGCAGTTTCTCCAAGTTCTTCTTTGAATTATAGAAGTGGCGTTTTGCCTTTTCATAAAAATATTAACCCAAAAAACTGGGCTCCTTTTGAAGCAGGTGAATCAGATGTGACGATTTGCGTGGTGGGTTTAACAGCCGATAGAGAAGGAGAAGAAGTTGACGCGATTGCTGCCGAAAATGTAGGTGATAAAAATGATTTGAAGCTGCCACAAAGTCAAATTGATTATGTAAAAGAAATTGCAACGAAGATCAAAGGAAAGCCATTAGTTTTGGTAGTTGCCAGCGGAAGTCCAGTTTCATTGGAAGGAATTGAGGAATTATGTGATGCTGTGGTACAAATTTGGTACCCAGGTGAACAAGGCGGTAATGCCGTTGCCGATGTACTTTTTGGAGACATTTCACCTTCTGGCCATTTGCCATTGACGTTTCCAAAAAACATTGCGCAGTTGCCTGCTTATGAAGATTATTCAATGAAAGGGCGTACCTATAAATATATGACCGAAGAGCCAATGTATCCGTTCGGTTTTGGGTTAACCTATTCGAAAACAACTTTCGATAAATTAAATCTAAGCAGTACAACTTTAAAAGAAAAACAAACTTTGACGCTGCAAGTTGCCGTTTCAAACACAGGAACATACGACATTGATGAAGTAGTACAATTGTACATTAATCCAATGGAAGTTTCAGGTGGAATTCCGATTAAAAGTTTAAAAGCTTTTGAGCATATCGCTTTGAAAAAAGGAGAAACAAAAACGGTGAACTTTACTATTGAACCAGACAAATTGAAAGTAATCAACGAAGCAGGAAATAGTGTGTGGAGAAAAGGTAAATACCAAGTGGTTGTTGGGAACGCTTCACCAGGAGCATTGAGCACTCGATTGGGAGCTGCAGTACCACAAGAAGCGGTTTTAGTTTTGAAATAA
- a CDS encoding sulfatase-like hydrolase/transferase, with protein MNKNILPVLFIGTVLFSQQVNSQKLDSNKKKPNIIVVFADDISARELPIYNSSTWSVAPQGGDTSDPKFRAVTPVMDRLATEGLYIKTAWGATICSPSRASMMTGRYAHLHKWWHLKDRGKFKNEEGKNITYPLYESSPYTIGIVAKAGGYATYWAGKTQIDGVEKFGFDEGCFTPGVNDKGNPYSDFKIVSQKINGKPVLINEDTGGQVDYYAQGGWYWKPNVELMNYPNSKKKFEYWPNTPESKASYGLNTYGPDVELNFILDFMERKKKEEKPFFIYHTSHLGHDGWDFLNSDINPETRQKWPGTPIVEWKNGKYVRTNPNVTGDKGNYDTHGTVTEGGIHNHVKYLDYQLWQYVQKLKELGIEDNTILIFCADNGTSGYGKGSTVSQRGPHIPMLIYAPCLKMTKKGAQDALADVTDILPTIAEITGVKLPDNYELNGESLIPFLTTSKPEHRKWIYTFHNEKQLIRSKDVLIDGQGTIYDVAKYPADLISFPKIKEVSETSKTYQTEYKELKDILPRFDMYKTEHDAPVNGIGKVDPLKVKK; from the coding sequence ATGAATAAAAATATTTTACCCGTATTATTTATTGGTACAGTACTATTTTCTCAACAAGTGAATAGCCAAAAGTTGGATTCTAATAAAAAGAAACCCAACATTATTGTCGTTTTTGCAGACGATATCAGTGCAAGAGAATTACCGATATATAATTCGTCAACATGGAGTGTTGCACCTCAGGGTGGTGATACTTCTGATCCTAAATTTAGGGCAGTAACTCCTGTAATGGATAGACTTGCTACTGAAGGTTTGTATATAAAAACCGCATGGGGAGCAACTATCTGCTCACCAAGTAGAGCTTCGATGATGACAGGAAGATATGCCCATCTTCATAAATGGTGGCATTTGAAAGATAGAGGAAAGTTTAAAAATGAAGAAGGTAAAAACATTACTTATCCTCTATATGAAAGTTCACCTTATACTATTGGTATTGTTGCCAAAGCGGGCGGCTACGCAACGTATTGGGCAGGAAAAACACAAATCGATGGCGTAGAAAAGTTTGGATTTGACGAAGGCTGTTTTACACCTGGAGTAAATGATAAGGGGAATCCTTATTCTGATTTCAAAATTGTATCCCAAAAAATAAATGGCAAGCCCGTACTTATAAATGAAGATACAGGTGGTCAAGTAGACTACTACGCACAAGGAGGCTGGTACTGGAAACCTAATGTTGAGTTGATGAATTATCCCAATTCAAAGAAGAAATTTGAGTATTGGCCAAACACGCCAGAGTCCAAAGCTTCTTATGGTTTAAATACTTATGGTCCTGATGTGGAGCTAAATTTTATTCTTGATTTTATGGAACGCAAGAAAAAAGAAGAAAAACCCTTTTTTATTTATCATACTAGCCATTTGGGGCATGACGGTTGGGATTTCTTAAACAGTGATATCAATCCTGAAACTAGACAAAAATGGCCAGGAACTCCTATCGTTGAATGGAAAAACGGCAAATATGTTCGTACCAATCCAAATGTTACGGGAGACAAAGGAAATTATGACACTCACGGAACAGTTACTGAAGGAGGAATACACAATCACGTGAAATATTTGGATTATCAGTTATGGCAGTATGTTCAAAAATTGAAGGAATTAGGAATTGAAGACAATACTATTTTGATTTTTTGTGCTGATAATGGAACAAGTGGCTACGGAAAAGGAAGCACGGTTTCACAACGTGGCCCACACATACCTATGTTGATATATGCACCTTGTTTGAAAATGACCAAAAAAGGAGCGCAAGATGCCTTGGCAGATGTAACGGATATTTTACCAACTATTGCAGAGATTACGGGAGTGAAATTACCTGATAATTATGAACTAAATGGAGAGAGTTTAATTCCGTTTTTGACAACTTCCAAACCAGAACACCGCAAATGGATTTATACTTTTCATAATGAGAAACAGTTGATCAGAAGTAAAGATGTTTTGATTGATGGTCAAGGGACTATTTATGATGTAGCAAAATATCCAGCCGATTTAATCAGTTTTCCTAAAATAAAGGAGGTAAGTGAAACTTCAAAAACCTATCAAACGGAGTATAAAGAATTAAAAGATATTTTACCACGATTTGATATGTACAAGACAGAACATGATGCACCAGTAAACGGTATTGGAAAAGTTGATCCGTTGAAAGTGAAAAAATAG